A genomic region of Candidatus Baltobacteraceae bacterium contains the following coding sequences:
- the fliR gene encoding flagellar biosynthetic protein FliR, protein MVDVFGVTVGQLETFFLVLVRVFSMLAVFPIFSAPQIPHHVRFGFGALIAFILFRTVPLVALHPNFYELVAAVIAQVVLGVIIGFIASLVFVSIQFAGELIDLQIGFAVANVINPSTQQNITVIGELELAIATLVFLITDSHHLLIQGIAGSFALVPLPFINLDPSVMSNSVSFLSLALLNVFKIAAPPAAALFITNVALSFMARVAPQMNVFVIGFPLQIAVGLTALALSLGLLGIVGPDMFHDVAREMDAVMRGLRV, encoded by the coding sequence GTGGTCGACGTCTTCGGCGTAACGGTTGGGCAGCTCGAGACGTTCTTTCTAGTTCTCGTCCGCGTCTTCAGCATGCTCGCGGTGTTCCCGATCTTCTCGGCGCCGCAGATCCCGCATCACGTGCGCTTCGGGTTCGGCGCGCTCATCGCGTTCATACTCTTTCGCACCGTGCCACTGGTGGCGCTGCATCCAAACTTCTACGAGCTGGTTGCGGCCGTGATCGCCCAGGTGGTTCTAGGCGTGATCATCGGCTTCATCGCGTCGCTGGTCTTCGTCAGCATTCAGTTTGCGGGCGAGCTCATCGACCTGCAGATCGGCTTCGCGGTCGCCAACGTGATCAACCCCAGCACTCAGCAGAACATCACCGTCATCGGCGAGTTGGAGCTCGCCATTGCGACGTTGGTCTTTCTCATCACCGACTCGCACCATCTGCTGATCCAGGGCATCGCCGGCTCGTTCGCGCTGGTTCCGCTGCCGTTCATCAATCTCGATCCCAGCGTCATGAGCAACTCCGTGTCGTTCCTGAGCCTCGCGCTGCTCAACGTCTTTAAGATCGCCGCGCCGCCGGCCGCCGCGCTCTTCATCACGAACGTAGCGCTGTCGTTCATGGCGCGCGTCGCACCGCAGATGAACGTCTTCGTCATCGGCTTCCCGCTGCAGATCGCCGTAGGTCTCACGGCGTTGGCCCTCAGCCTCGGCCTATTGGGGATCGTCGGCCCCGACATGTTCCACGACGTAGCCCGCGAGATGGACGCCGTCATGCGCGGCCTCCGCGTTTAG
- the fliQ gene encoding flagellar biosynthesis protein FliQ, which produces MSFADAIGLGREALFVTLIVAAPVLVLSMIVGLTVSIFQAVTQIQEPTLAFIPKILVSGIAILFFGPFMLAMLTDFASRVFASVAHIPIK; this is translated from the coding sequence ATGAGTTTTGCCGACGCCATCGGTCTGGGCCGCGAAGCCCTCTTCGTAACGTTGATCGTGGCGGCTCCGGTGCTCGTGCTCAGCATGATCGTCGGGTTGACCGTGTCGATCTTTCAAGCGGTCACGCAGATCCAAGAACCGACCTTGGCGTTCATCCCCAAGATCCTCGTCTCGGGAATCGCGATTCTGTTCTTCGGGCCGTTCATGCTGGCGATGCTGACCGATTTCGCAAGCCGCGTCTTCGCCAGCGTCGCCCACATCCCAATCAAATAA
- the fliP gene encoding flagellar type III secretion system pore protein FliP (The bacterial flagellar biogenesis protein FliP forms a type III secretion system (T3SS)-type pore required for flagellar assembly.), with amino-acid sequence MKRVLGVLRVVAYRHRLFFIVSAIAVGLLWVLPSIAAAQTAPTAPNVPIPNINVGVGQATNPKQVVGALQILLLLTVLSLAPTLLVLVTSFTRIIVVLSFVRTALGTQQTPPNQVLVGLALLLTFFVMGPVIKDVNGNAVQPYLKNQITQSVAINRAAAPLRTFMFKQTRDKDLQLFYSISKEPRPATQADVPTYILIPAFVISELKTAFEIGFALYVPFIVIDMVTASILLSMGMMMIPPILISLPFKILIFILVDGWNLTVAALFQSFRQ; translated from the coding sequence ATGAAGCGAGTACTGGGCGTACTACGCGTCGTTGCCTATCGCCATCGTCTCTTTTTCATCGTTTCGGCGATCGCCGTCGGGCTGCTGTGGGTGCTGCCCTCGATCGCGGCGGCGCAGACCGCACCCACGGCTCCAAACGTCCCGATCCCCAACATCAACGTCGGCGTAGGCCAGGCGACCAATCCCAAACAGGTCGTCGGTGCGCTGCAAATTCTGTTGCTGCTGACGGTGCTCTCGCTGGCTCCCACGCTGCTCGTGCTCGTCACGTCGTTTACGCGCATCATCGTCGTGCTCAGCTTCGTCCGCACGGCGCTCGGCACGCAGCAGACGCCTCCCAATCAGGTCCTCGTGGGATTGGCGCTGCTCTTGACGTTCTTCGTAATGGGTCCGGTGATCAAGGACGTCAACGGCAACGCCGTCCAGCCGTATTTGAAAAATCAGATCACCCAGTCGGTCGCGATCAATCGCGCTGCGGCGCCGCTGCGAACGTTCATGTTCAAGCAGACGCGCGACAAGGATCTGCAACTCTTTTACTCGATTTCGAAGGAGCCGCGGCCGGCGACGCAGGCCGACGTCCCGACCTATATTCTCATTCCGGCCTTCGTGATCTCCGAGCTCAAGACGGCGTTTGAGATCGGTTTCGCCCTCTACGTTCCGTTCATCGTCATCGACATGGTCACGGCGAGCATTTTGCTCTCGATGGGCATGATGATGATTCCGCCGATCCTGATATCCTTGCCCTTCAAGATCCTGATCTTCATCTTGGTCGACGGCTGGAACCTCACCGTCGCCGCACTCTTCCAGAGCTTCCGCCAATGA